In the genome of Candidatus Shapirobacteria bacterium, one region contains:
- a CDS encoding DUF1232 domain-containing protein — MKKLTMATIGVVSGLYLLNPGFGIFELIPDAVPFVGNLDEGTATFFLLSALAYFGIDVRDVFGGWGKRK; from the coding sequence ATGAAGAAATTAACGATGGCGACTATTGGAGTGGTGTCGGGATTGTACCTTCTGAATCCGGGATTTGGGATATTTGAGCTTATTCCTGATGCGGTGCCGTTTGTGGGGAATTTGGATGAGGGGACGGCGACATTTTTTTTGTTATCGGCATTGGCTTATTTTGGGATAGATGTCAGAGACGTTTTTGGCGGCTGGGGAAAGAGGAAGTAG
- a CDS encoding neutral zinc metallopeptidase: MADWEKISSRGNVEDRRSWGPAVAGGLSVTGIIIYLLISLLTNGQVDIPIDQLGGGQVEDQENLERQDFEGADSYEVFASTVLGSNNEMWEKVFEKTQEPYVPPRLVLFRNSTESACGVANSQVGPHYCFSDETIYLDETFFDELTQQYGARGGDVAEAYIISHEVGHHAQNQMGLIDAKTGEIQLRGESANDLSIKLELQADCFAGLWANSIRDLDVLSPGEISEAMDAAATVGDDRIQEKVTGRISPENWTHGSSEQRVSWFTKGYESGTVSACDTFE; the protein is encoded by the coding sequence ATGGCTGACTGGGAAAAAATATCAAGCAGAGGTAATGTTGAAGACAGACGGTCGTGGGGCCCGGCGGTGGCCGGAGGTCTGAGTGTAACCGGGATCATCATTTATCTTCTGATTAGTTTACTAACAAACGGCCAGGTTGATATCCCTATTGATCAGTTGGGAGGTGGCCAGGTAGAGGACCAGGAGAATCTTGAGAGACAAGACTTTGAGGGAGCGGACAGTTATGAGGTATTTGCTTCGACTGTTTTGGGGTCTAATAATGAGATGTGGGAGAAGGTGTTTGAGAAGACCCAAGAACCCTATGTTCCCCCGAGATTGGTACTATTCCGCAACTCCACCGAATCGGCGTGCGGGGTGGCTAATTCACAGGTGGGGCCACATTACTGTTTTTCGGATGAGACTATTTATTTGGACGAGACTTTTTTTGATGAATTAACCCAACAATATGGGGCCAGAGGAGGAGATGTGGCGGAAGCTTACATTATTTCCCATGAAGTGGGGCATCACGCGCAAAATCAAATGGGTCTAATTGACGCGAAAACCGGGGAAATACAACTGAGGGGAGAGAGCGCTAATGATTTGAGTATAAAACTGGAACTCCAGGCGGATTGTTTTGCCGGATTGTGGGCAAATTCGATTAGGGATTTGGATGTTTTGTCACCCGGGGAAATATCTGAGGCGATGGATGCGGCAGCAACAGTAGGAGACGACCGGATTCAGGAAAAGGTAACCGGGCGGATTAGCCCGGAAAATTGGACTCACGGCTCGTCTGAACAGCGCGTTTCCTGGTTTACTAAAGGGTATGAATCGGGGACGGTGTCGGCGTGTGATACATTTGAGTAA